A region from the Canis aureus isolate CA01 chromosome 10, VMU_Caureus_v.1.0, whole genome shotgun sequence genome encodes:
- the ZNF354B gene encoding zinc finger protein 354B isoform X2: MAIGQREARSRMSVTFEDVAVLFTRDEWRKLGPSQRHVYQEVMLENYSNLVSLGLLFSKPKVISLLQRGEDPWKVEKESPGGPSLGCKRSPKTTKSTQTQDSSFPGLKRKRLKRDELWNFISEKPCIYEDGFKKQKDKNESLQIISITHTKILTVERSHKNPDFSQNFSLKSIFVKQQRVAREKTPSKYEIQRNSFKQNSNLLNQPKLKTPEKRYKCNICEKAFIHNSSLRKHQKNHTGEKLFKCRECLKAFSQSSALIQHQRTHTGEKPYICKECGKAFSHSASLCKHLRTHTVEKSYRCKECGKSFSRRSGLFIHQKIHARENPHKYNPGRKAASTSLPGYQRIHLRKKSYLCNECGNTFKSSSSLRYHQRIHTGEKPFKCSECGRAFSQSASLIQHERIHTGEKPYRCNECGKGFTSISRLNRHRIIHTGEKLYNCNECGKALSSHSTLIIHERIHTGEKPCKCKVCGKAFRQSSALIQHQRMHTGERPYKCNECGKTFRCNSSLSNHQRIHTGEKPYRCLECGISFGQSAALIQHQRIHTGEKPFECHTCGKTFRQSSSLIAHQRIHTGEKPYECNACGKLFSQRSSLTNHYKIHIEEDSLKVDLHV, translated from the exons ATGTCAGTGACCTTCGAGGACGTGGCTGTGCTCTTTACGCGGGATGAGTGGAGGAAGCTGGGTCCTTCTCAGAGACACGTGTACCAGGAAGTGATGCTGGAGAACTACAGTAACCTGGTCTCATTGG GACTCCTGTTTTCCAAACCAAAAGTGATCTCCCTGTTGCAGCGAGGTGAAGATCCCTGGAAGGTGGAGAAAGAAAGTCCTGGAGGCCCCTCCCTAG gatgtaAGAGAAGTCCTAAAACTACAAAGTCAACTCAAACCCAAGATTCATCATTTCCgggtctaaaaagaaaaagactcaaaagGGATGAACTCTGGAATTTCATATCAGAAAAACCCTGCATATATGAagatggatttaaaaaacaaaaagacaaaaatgaaagttTACAAATAATTTCAATCACCCATACAAAAATCCTCACTGTAGAAAGAAGCCATAAAAACCCTGACTTTAGCCAAAATTTCAGCCTGAAATCAATCTTTGTTAAACAACAGAGGGTTGCTAGAGAAAAGACACcctcaaaatatgaaatacaaagaaacagtTTCAAGCAGAATTCAAACTTACTTAACCAACCAAAACTCAAAACACCAGAGAAGCGGTACAAATGTAACATATGTGAAAAAGCCTTCATTCACAATTCATCCCTTCGTAAACATCAGAAAAACCACACtggagaaaaattatttaaatgtagaGAATGTTTGAAAGCTTTCAGccaaagttcagctcttattcagcATCAAAGAACTCACACTGGAGAAAAGCCCTACAtctgtaaggaatgtgggaaagccttcagccaTAGTGCATCCCTTTGTAAACACCTAAGAACCCACACTGTGGAGAAATCCTATAGATGCAAAGAATGCGGCAAATCCTTCAGCAGAAGGTCTGGCCTTTTTATACATCAAAAAATCCATGCTCGAGAAAACCCCCATAAATACAATCCAGGTAGGAAGGCAGCTAGCACGTCCCTCCCTGGGTATCAGAGAATTCATCTCAGGAAGAAGTCTTATTTATGTAACGAATGTGGCAACACCTTTAAGTCTAGCTCATCCCTCCGTTACCATCAGAGgattcacacaggagagaagcctTTTAAGTGTAGTGAGTGTGGGAGGGCCTTTAGTCAGAGTGCCTCTCTCATCCAGCATGAGAggattcacactggagagaagccctatcgatgtaatgaatgtggaaaaggTTTTACTTCCATTTCACGACTCAACAGACACCGAAtaattcatactggtgagaaactGTATAACTGTAATGAATGTGGTAAAGCCTTAAGTTCCCACTCGACACTCATCATTCATGAAAGAATTCACACGGGGGAGAAGCCGTGTAAATGTAAAGTGTGTGGGAAAGCCTTCCGACAGAGTTCAGCTCTCATTCAGCATCAGAGGATGCATACCGGAGAAAGACCCTATAAATGCAACGAGTGTGGGAAAACCTTTCGGTGTAACTCATCCCTCAGTAatcatcagagaattcacacCGGAGAGAAACCATATCGATGTTTGGAATGTGGGATATCTTTTGGCCAAAGTGCTGCTCTTATTCAGCATCAAAGgattcacacaggagagaagcccTTTGAATGTCATACATGTGGAAAAACTTTTAGACAGAGCTCGTCACTTATTGcccatcagagaattcatactggagagaagccGTATGAATGTAATGCATGTGGGAAACTTTTCAGCCAGAGATCATCCCTTACTAATCATTATAAAATCCACATCGAAGAGGATTCCTTGAAAGTAGATTTGCATGTGTGA